The following are from one region of the Candidatus Thermoplasmatota archaeon genome:
- a CDS encoding metallophosphatase family protein: MKFAVLSDIHSNLHALRAAQDVIKDNDVEMVVCLGDIIGYGAFPNECCEIVKKLARHCIFGNHEVSVLTRDTIWMNPYAAKASKWTSDVLNQDSRDYLLSIEQCAKFESAGARVAMCHGSIDSVVEYVYEGNTRDSMLSSVGADILILGHTHIPYMKKFGSGLILNPGSVGQPRDGNPRGSLALLDPEASTCSIIRFDYDIESAWTAIVSGGLPDYLGERLFIGR; encoded by the coding sequence ATGAAGTTCGCAGTGCTATCAGACATCCACTCCAACCTGCATGCGCTCCGGGCAGCCCAGGATGTGATCAAGGATAACGACGTCGAGATGGTCGTTTGCTTGGGAGACATCATCGGTTACGGGGCTTTCCCCAACGAGTGCTGCGAGATCGTCAAGAAATTGGCAAGACATTGCATCTTCGGCAACCACGAGGTGTCCGTTCTCACGCGTGACACAATATGGATGAACCCGTACGCGGCCAAGGCATCAAAGTGGACGAGTGATGTGCTCAATCAGGATTCTAGAGACTACTTGCTCTCAATCGAACAGTGCGCCAAGTTCGAATCCGCAGGCGCAAGAGTCGCGATGTGTCACGGATCGATAGATAGCGTAGTGGAGTATGTCTACGAGGGCAACACAAGGGATTCGATGCTCTCGAGCGTGGGTGCCGATATTCTGATACTGGGCCACACTCACATCCCCTACATGAAGAAATTTGGTTCAGGCTTGATCTTGAACCCGGGCTCGGTCGGTCAGCCAAGAGACGGAAATCCAAGAGGGAGCTTGGCGCTCCTCGATCCAGAGGCCAGCACGTGCAGCATCATCAGGTTCGATTATGACATCGAGTCTGCGTGGACAGCTATTGTCTCGGGAGGACTGCCCGACTACCTTGGGGAAAGGCTTTTCATCGGCAGGTGA
- a CDS encoding DUF211 domain-containing protein, producing the protein MSEIKRLVLDVLKPHHPTIIEMSRRIGVLNGVSGVNCTLEEVDRETESVKITIEGTSIDFESVEETISDCGGVIHSVDSVSAGKKLVEEVGTPQDR; encoded by the coding sequence GTGAGCGAGATAAAACGCTTGGTTTTGGATGTTCTCAAACCTCACCATCCGACTATAATCGAAATGTCCCGCAGGATCGGGGTCCTGAACGGAGTATCCGGTGTCAACTGCACGCTGGAAGAAGTAGACAGGGAGACTGAGAGCGTCAAGATAACGATCGAGGGCACATCCATCGATTTCGAGAGCGTCGAGGAGACCATCTCTGATTGTGGAGGTGTTATCCACTCAGTGGATAGCGTCTCCGCAGGCAAGAAACTGGTCGAAGAAGTGGGGACTCCCCAGGACCGATAG
- a CDS encoding signal recognition particle protein Srp19 (binds to 7S RNA to mediate binding of the signal recognition particle protein Srp54) translates to MAVNPEKAIVLWPTYFDLRATRGEGRRVPKRDAIEAPSAQMLFEAVKSLGLDCILELEKSYPRFWYRSGGRVLVEPKLGKTELMDKVASKLKNMPKLKI, encoded by the coding sequence ATGGCCGTTAATCCAGAGAAGGCGATCGTACTCTGGCCCACTTACTTCGACCTAAGGGCGACCAGAGGTGAGGGCCGGAGGGTGCCCAAACGGGATGCCATAGAAGCTCCCAGCGCCCAGATGCTCTTCGAGGCAGTCAAATCGTTGGGATTGGACTGCATACTCGAGCTGGAGAAGTCGTACCCTCGATTCTGGTACAGGAGCGGCGGAAGGGTTTTGGTGGAGCCCAAACTCGGCAAGACTGAGCTGATGGACAAGGTGGCCTCGAAGCTCAAGAACATGCCAAAGCTGAAGATCTGA
- a CDS encoding NAD(P)H-hydrate dehydratase, translating into MARSAIPPEEVKVLDTNASYLGVRTINLMENAGAAVAKYVLSISKPASKLAVICGKGNNGGDGFVAARHLAKQVQTDLFLIEPEQDIASDIARMNLESARESLRPLPHLDTRKYDIIVDAMLGIGLQGSPRIPYPRYIKLLNDSRKTIVSIDVPSGWPSDLRIRSDVTVTFHAPKVGMNKENSGKIVVVDIGIPPDAETYCGPGDFALLPRRRKDSHKGDSGRVLVIGGGPYTGAPAFTGMAAMRSGVDLTYIATPETSAIPVAIYSPSYIVRALEGEILREDHVKELLQFSKGMDVVAIGPGLGNAPETISAIQSIVRSVDKPLVVDADAIGACGAKPQILKKKAGVLTPHAGEFKKLTGKTLPQDDLDKRKAVVREAASRLKMTILLKGPVDIISDGSYIKLNRIHNDAMTVGGTGDVLTGIVAGLIAQKATPFGAARIGAFTAGLAGDLAFEEKSYGLLATDVIEKIPFVLRRYL; encoded by the coding sequence GTGGCTAGGTCAGCGATTCCTCCGGAAGAAGTCAAAGTTCTGGACACGAACGCCTCGTATCTCGGCGTGAGGACGATCAATCTCATGGAGAACGCGGGAGCGGCAGTGGCGAAGTATGTACTCAGCATCAGCAAACCCGCATCGAAGCTAGCGGTCATATGCGGAAAGGGTAACAACGGTGGAGACGGATTCGTTGCCGCTAGACATTTGGCTAAACAGGTTCAGACGGACCTCTTCCTGATCGAGCCAGAGCAGGATATCGCTAGCGACATAGCTCGAATGAACCTGGAAAGTGCGAGGGAGAGTCTAAGGCCACTCCCTCACCTCGACACGAGGAAGTACGACATCATTGTGGACGCCATGCTCGGAATCGGCCTGCAGGGGAGTCCGAGGATCCCGTATCCAAGATACATCAAACTACTCAACGACTCGAGAAAGACCATAGTCTCGATCGATGTGCCTTCGGGATGGCCCTCTGACCTTCGCATCAGGTCCGACGTGACTGTGACGTTCCATGCACCAAAGGTGGGCATGAACAAGGAGAACTCGGGCAAGATCGTCGTCGTGGACATAGGCATCCCACCAGATGCCGAGACCTACTGTGGTCCAGGCGATTTCGCCCTACTGCCCAGAAGGAGAAAGGATTCGCACAAGGGGGATTCTGGGAGGGTCCTGGTAATCGGCGGCGGACCGTACACGGGAGCGCCTGCGTTCACGGGGATGGCCGCCATGAGGTCTGGTGTGGACCTCACCTATATCGCGACTCCAGAGACGTCTGCGATTCCAGTCGCCATCTACTCCCCCAGCTACATAGTGAGGGCACTGGAAGGAGAGATCCTTCGCGAGGACCATGTAAAGGAACTCCTGCAGTTCAGCAAGGGCATGGACGTGGTCGCCATCGGTCCCGGTCTGGGCAACGCGCCCGAGACCATTTCGGCGATCCAGTCGATCGTCAGGAGCGTCGACAAGCCCCTGGTGGTAGATGCCGACGCGATAGGGGCCTGCGGCGCGAAACCTCAAATCCTGAAGAAGAAGGCTGGCGTTCTCACACCACACGCCGGGGAGTTCAAGAAGCTCACTGGAAAAACCCTTCCCCAAGACGACCTCGACAAACGTAAGGCGGTGGTCAGAGAGGCCGCATCCAGGCTAAAGATGACGATCCTTCTGAAGGGACCTGTGGACATCATCAGCGACGGCTCCTACATCAAACTGAACAGAATCCACAATGACGCGATGACCGTGGGCGGGACGGGAGATGTCCTCACGGGGATTGTTGCTGGACTGATCGCCCAGAAGGCAACACCATTTGGTGCGGCGCGCATAGGGGCATTTACGGCGGGCCTCGCCGGTGACCTCGCGTTCGAGGAGAAGAGCTACGGTCTGCTCGCCACTGATGTGATAGAGAAGATACCATTTGTGCTCAGAAGGTATCTGTAG
- a CDS encoding TldD/PmbA family protein, with amino-acid sequence MLDEDVAEATLDLAALKADTLLAEVRLEERNSRQISIRSGQVSNVTKSSDSGMNVRIVLSNGIGFSSSNRISKSEGARLVQEAVRQAKSAKRRSPVSFSSERAIDTSWEVRQKRPLVEVSTDDKLEYLRGLDNAVMKTGAKVQGRYYEQRDYETASLLVNSEGSRIRSLLPRVVVESYNLVSSKGETEQSIREWAATGGWENVEAWALEGVLADEVRMLKRQIDKGKKVKPGVKDLVCGPEVAGIAAHESCGHPMEADRILGREMSQAGKSFVSPDMIGKKIGSRYATVIDDPTVQGSYGYYAYDQEGVKARPRYLYKEGLINEFLHNRESASRMNVQSNGASRSEFYLREPIVRMGNTFVAPGDFEEDELIGSVKDGVLMHSFTEWNIDDKRFNQKYVSREAYFVKDGELAGPARKCILEITTPAFWGAIDAASKKVVLTSGECGKGDPMQGMATDMGGPMIRLRSVMLK; translated from the coding sequence ATGTTGGATGAGGACGTTGCGGAGGCGACTCTAGACCTAGCTGCTTTGAAGGCGGACACTCTCCTCGCGGAGGTCCGGCTCGAGGAGAGGAACTCAAGACAAATATCGATCAGATCCGGGCAGGTCAGCAATGTCACCAAGTCTAGTGATTCGGGAATGAACGTCAGAATCGTGTTGTCGAACGGCATCGGTTTCTCCAGCAGCAACAGAATATCAAAATCTGAGGGCGCAAGACTCGTGCAGGAGGCCGTCAGGCAGGCCAAGAGTGCGAAGCGGAGGTCTCCGGTCTCCTTTTCATCAGAACGAGCGATAGATACTAGCTGGGAAGTCCGGCAGAAACGCCCTCTGGTCGAAGTGAGTACTGATGACAAGCTCGAGTATCTCAGGGGCTTGGACAACGCAGTGATGAAGACTGGAGCGAAGGTCCAGGGGAGATACTACGAGCAGCGGGATTACGAGACCGCGAGCCTGCTCGTGAACTCCGAGGGCTCCCGCATACGATCCCTTCTTCCCAGGGTTGTCGTCGAGTCATACAATCTGGTATCATCCAAAGGTGAGACTGAGCAATCCATCCGGGAATGGGCCGCTACGGGCGGATGGGAGAATGTGGAGGCGTGGGCCCTTGAAGGAGTCCTTGCGGATGAGGTCCGCATGCTCAAGCGGCAGATAGACAAAGGAAAGAAAGTCAAGCCTGGCGTTAAGGACCTCGTCTGTGGACCGGAGGTCGCGGGCATAGCTGCCCACGAATCATGCGGCCACCCGATGGAGGCCGATAGGATTCTGGGCCGCGAGATGTCCCAAGCCGGCAAGTCGTTCGTGTCTCCGGACATGATTGGAAAGAAGATCGGGTCGAGATATGCGACCGTCATTGATGATCCGACTGTCCAAGGCTCCTATGGGTATTACGCCTACGACCAGGAGGGCGTCAAGGCACGACCGAGATACCTGTACAAAGAGGGCCTGATCAATGAGTTCCTCCACAACCGGGAAAGCGCATCAAGGATGAATGTCCAGAGCAATGGCGCATCCAGGTCCGAGTTCTACCTGAGAGAACCGATAGTACGTATGGGCAACACATTCGTCGCTCCGGGGGATTTCGAGGAGGACGAGCTCATCGGTTCCGTCAAGGACGGCGTCCTCATGCACTCATTCACGGAATGGAACATCGACGACAAGAGATTCAACCAGAAGTACGTGTCAAGGGAGGCATACTTCGTCAAGGACGGCGAATTGGCGGGTCCGGCAAGGAAGTGCATTCTCGAGATCACCACACCTGCATTCTGGGGCGCCATCGACGCCGCATCCAAGAAGGTCGTGTTGACGTCTGGCGAATGCGGGAAGGGCGACCCCATGCAGGGCATGGCGACGGACATGGGTGGGCCCATGATAAGGCTCAGGAGCGTGATGCTGAAATGA